In Verrucomicrobiota bacterium, a genomic segment contains:
- a CDS encoding sulfatase — protein MKRNLSHLLLFTFLWVVIFSGCQPSNKTKLEETRPNIIFIMSDDHAYQAVSAYGYGLNHTPNIDRLAAEGAIFNQASVTNSICAPSRAVMLTGKHSFKNGKVDNLLPFNWDQDNFAKALQGAGYNTALVGKIHLNGLPQGFDYSNVLPGQGSYYNPDFIENGVEKQIHGYVTQVTTDIALNWLEKERDKEKPFLLLYHQKAPHRTWMPEEKYFTLFDDRDFDLPANFFDDYEGRPAAANHEMGIFEHMDVVYDLKMLDKEGELQTKYREYGKRMYDRMDDDQKAAWDAYYDPLIKEFKAAKLEGKELAHWKFNRYIKDYLRSIQSVDDGVGQILDYLEKNGLSENTIVVYTSDQGFYLGEHGWFDKRFMYEESFKMPLLIRYPKEIQPGVKLEQLVQNLDFAPTFLDYAGLDIPEDMQGESFRKVLNGESGKFRDHAYYTYYEYPGEHSVMRHYGVRTDRYKLIHFYHDMDYWELYDLKEDPSEMHNVYNKPGYAIIQAALEKKLIEVREAYGDSDQLDKEQLDFYLEFMRNRNR, from the coding sequence ATGAAACGAAACCTTTCCCACTTGCTACTCTTTACCTTCCTCTGGGTTGTAATCTTCTCAGGCTGCCAACCTTCGAATAAAACAAAGCTGGAGGAGACGCGCCCGAACATTATTTTTATAATGAGTGACGACCATGCCTACCAGGCTGTCAGTGCTTATGGATATGGACTGAACCATACTCCCAATATCGATCGCCTCGCAGCTGAGGGTGCCATATTCAATCAAGCTTCGGTAACTAACTCCATCTGTGCCCCAAGTCGGGCAGTGATGTTGACCGGCAAGCACAGTTTCAAAAATGGGAAGGTCGATAACCTGCTGCCTTTTAATTGGGATCAGGATAACTTTGCCAAAGCTCTGCAGGGAGCGGGTTATAATACAGCACTGGTTGGAAAAATACATTTGAACGGATTGCCTCAGGGATTCGATTACTCCAATGTGCTTCCGGGGCAGGGGAGTTATTACAACCCTGACTTCATTGAGAACGGGGTTGAAAAACAGATACATGGTTATGTGACACAGGTAACCACCGATATCGCATTGAATTGGTTGGAAAAGGAGCGCGATAAAGAAAAACCGTTTTTGCTTTTGTATCACCAGAAGGCTCCTCACCGGACATGGATGCCTGAGGAGAAATACTTTACCTTGTTTGATGATCGTGACTTCGATCTACCGGCAAACTTCTTCGATGATTACGAAGGCCGGCCCGCTGCGGCCAATCACGAGATGGGGATTTTCGAGCATATGGATGTCGTTTACGATTTGAAGATGCTCGACAAAGAAGGAGAACTTCAGACCAAGTATCGTGAGTATGGTAAGCGGATGTATGACCGGATGGATGACGACCAGAAGGCTGCCTGGGACGCTTATTACGATCCGCTAATCAAGGAATTCAAAGCGGCCAAATTAGAAGGCAAGGAGTTGGCTCACTGGAAGTTCAATCGCTACATCAAGGATTATTTACGTAGTATCCAGTCTGTGGATGATGGGGTAGGGCAGATTTTGGACTATTTGGAAAAAAATGGATTATCTGAAAATACGATCGTGGTTTATACCTCGGATCAGGGATTTTATTTGGGAGAGCATGGGTGGTTTGATAAACGATTCATGTACGAAGAATCTTTCAAGATGCCCCTGTTAATTCGTTACCCGAAAGAAATTCAACCCGGAGTGAAGCTGGAACAATTGGTGCAGAATCTTGATTTCGCTCCCACGTTTCTTGATTATGCCGGGCTTGATATTCCTGAAGACATGCAGGGGGAATCATTTCGAAAAGTATTAAACGGAGAGTCAGGGAAGTTTCGCGATCACGCCTACTATACCTATTACGAGTATCCTGGGGAACACAGCGTCATGAGGCATTATGGAGTCCGGACCGATCGTTACAAACTCATCCATTTCTACCACGATATGGACTACTGGGAGTTATATGACTTAAAGGAAGATCCCTCGGAAATGCACAATGTGTACAACAAGCCCGGATACGCCATTATTCAGGCGGCACTTGAAAAGAAACTTATAGAGGTGCGTGAGGCATACGGAGACAGCGATCAACTCGATAAGGAGCAGCTCGATTTCTACTTGGAGTTTATGCGAAACCGGAATCGATGA